A section of the Subtercola frigoramans genome encodes:
- a CDS encoding lactate/malate family dehydrogenase, translating to MKIGVIGAGAVGAATVTSLIRSASKPDIVIIDRDRSKAVGLAVDMTTAAAVYSSAHIESGGFDQLADVDIVVVTAGVNEKAGGATDRTDARGRLALIPANAEIFREIIPQIVSVAGDVPLLIVTDPPDALADLARTLAGHDRVVSTGTIIDSLRFRIRIARELKVRTADVDAYVLGEHGTSAVFAWSTARVGGVPVLDLLSTPNTSTAEVISRIETAVRFGNIEVIEGIGASQHGIGAVVGLIVDAMLRNENAVLPVASFIEEFGTTLAVPSVLSSTGVTRTLIPPLSAEERAGLERSAAILRDALTMEAR from the coding sequence GACCGTGACCGCAGCAAGGCAGTGGGCCTGGCCGTGGACATGACCACCGCGGCTGCAGTCTACTCATCCGCTCACATCGAATCCGGAGGATTCGACCAGCTCGCCGATGTCGACATCGTCGTTGTCACAGCTGGTGTCAACGAGAAGGCCGGCGGGGCGACCGACCGAACGGATGCTCGCGGTCGACTTGCTCTCATTCCCGCGAACGCCGAGATCTTTCGGGAGATCATCCCCCAGATCGTTTCGGTGGCCGGGGACGTGCCGCTGCTCATCGTGACTGACCCGCCGGATGCCCTGGCCGACCTTGCTCGAACCCTGGCCGGGCACGACCGCGTGGTCTCCACGGGCACGATCATCGACTCCTTGCGATTCCGCATCCGCATCGCGAGGGAGTTGAAGGTACGGACGGCTGATGTCGACGCCTATGTGCTCGGGGAGCACGGTACCTCTGCGGTGTTCGCATGGTCGACTGCACGGGTCGGTGGTGTTCCGGTGCTCGATCTGCTCAGCACGCCGAACACGTCTACAGCTGAGGTCATATCGAGGATTGAGACCGCAGTCAGATTCGGGAACATCGAGGTGATCGAGGGTATCGGGGCGAGTCAGCACGGAATCGGGGCCGTCGTCGGCCTCATCGTCGATGCCATGTTGCGAAACGAGAACGCAGTGTTGCCCGTCGCGTCTTTCATCGAGGAATTCGGTACGACGCTCGCGGTACCGTCGGTCCTGTCGAGCACAGGCGTCACCCGCACGCTCATCCCTCCGCTGTCCGCAGAGGAGCGCGCGGGACTCGAACGTAGCGCCGCGATCCTGCGGGACGCGCTTACAATGGAGGCCCGCTAG